Proteins co-encoded in one Callospermophilus lateralis isolate mCalLat2 chromosome 2, mCalLat2.hap1, whole genome shotgun sequence genomic window:
- the Ptgs1 gene encoding prostaglandin G/H synthase 1 isoform X1, producing the protein MSREWDPAFPCVLAASRRSLERQAQPLSLSSAGRSLSLRFPLLLLLLPPSPVLPTDPGAPAPVNPCCYYPCQNQGVCVRFGLDRYQCDCTRTGYSGPNCTIPGLWTWLRNSLRPSPTFVHFLLTHGRWLWEFVNATFIRDTLMRLVLTVRSNLIPSPPTYNIAYNYISWESFSNVSYYTQILPSVPQDCPTPMGTKGKKQLPDAQLLGHRFLLRRKFIPDPQGTNLMFAFFAQHFTHQFFKTSGKMGPGFTKALGHGVDLGHIYGDNLERQYHLRLFKDGKLKYQVLDGEMYPPSVDQAPVLMHYPRGIPPQNQMAVGQEVFGLLPGLMLYATLWLREHNRVCDLLKAEHPTWDDEQLFQTTRLILIGETIKIVIEDYVQHLSGYFLQLKFDPELLFRAQFQYQNRIAVEFNQLYHWHPLMPDSFKVGSQEYTYEQFLFNTSMLVDYGVEALVDAFSRQKAGRIGGGRNIDHHILHVAVDVIKESREMRLQPFNEYRKRFGMKPYTSFQELTGEKEMAAELEELYGDIDALEFYPGLLLEKCLPNSIFGESMIEIGAPFSLKGLLGNPICSPEYWKPSTFGGEVGFNIVNTATLKKLVCLNTKTCPYVSFQVPNSSQDNGHVVERPSTEL; encoded by the exons ATGAGCCGTGAGTGGGACCCCGCTTTCCCCTGCGTCCTCGCGGCCTCCCGGCGGAGCCTTGAACGCCAGGCTCAGCCCCTGTCTCTCTCCTCTGCAGGGAGGAGTCTCTCGCTCCGGTTTCCgctgctcctgctcctgctcccGCCGTCTCCGGTCCTGCCGACGGACCCTGGGGCGCCCGCACCGG TGAACCCCTGTTGTTACTATCCATGTCAGAACCAGGGTGTCTGTGTCCGCTTCGGCCTGGACCGCTACCAGTGTGACTGTACCCGCACCGGCTATTCCGGCCCCAACTGCACCATCC CTGGACTCTGGACCTGGCTCCGGAATTCCTTGCGGCCCAGCCCCACTTTTGTCCACTTCCTGCTCACGCACGGGCGCTGGCTCTGGGAGTTTGTCAATGCCACCTTCATCCGAGACACGCTCATGCGCCTGGTACTCACAG TGCGTTCCAAccttatccccagccctcccacaTACAACATAGCGTACAACTACATCAGCTGGGAGTCCTTCTCCAACGTGAGCTATTACACCCAAATTCTGCCCTCTGTGCCCCAAGACTGCCCAACGCCGATGGGGACCAAAG GGAAGAAGCAGCTGCCAGATGCCCAGCTCCTGGGCCACCGCTTCCTGCTCAGGAGGAAGTTTATCCCTGACCCCCAAGGCACCAACCTCATGTTTGCCTTCTTTGCACAACACTTCACCCACCAGTTCTTCAAAACTTCTGGCAAAATGGGTCCTGGCTTCACCAAGGCCTTGGGTCATGGG GTAGACCTGGGCCACATTTATGGAGACAATCTGGAACGCCAGTATCACCTGCGGCTCTTTAAGGATGGGAAACTCAAGTACCAG GTGTTGGATGGGGAGATGTACCCACCTTCGGTGGACCAGGCTCCGGTGTTGATGCACTACCCACGGGGCATCCCGCCCCAAAACCAGATGGCGGTGGGCCAGGAGGTGTTTGGGCTGCTTCCCGGGCTCATGCTCTATGCCACACTCTGGCTGCGCGAGCACAACCGCGTGTGTGACCTGCTGAAAGCCGAGCACCCAACCTGGGATGATGAACAGCTCTTCCAGACCACCCGTCTCATCCTCATAG GGGAGACCATCAAGATCGTCATTGAGGATTATGTGCAGCATTTGAGTGGCTACTTCCTGCAGTTAAAGTTTGACCCAGAGCTGCTGTTCAGAGCCCAGTTCCAGTACCAAAACCGCATCGCCGTGGAATTCAACCAGCTCTACCACTGGCATCCGCTCATGCCCGACTCTTTCAAGGTGGGCTCCCAAGAGTACACCTACGAGCAGTTCTTGTTCAATACCTCCATGCTGGTGGACTACGGGGTCGAGGCCCTGGTGGATGCCTTCTCTCGCCAGAAAGCTGGCCGG ATTGGTGGGGGTAGGAACATAGACCACCACATTCTTCATGTGGCCGTGGATGTCATCAAGGAGTCTCGAGAGATGCGGCTGCAGCCCTTCAATGAGTACCGCAAGAGGTTTGGCATGAAGCCCTACACCTCCTTCCAGGAGCTCACAG GAGAGAAGGAGATGGCAGCTGAGTTGGAGGAGCTGTACGGAGACATCGATGCTTTGGAATTCTACCCGGGGCTGCTGCTTGAAAAATGCCTACCGAACTCCATTTTTGGGGAGAGTATGATAGAGATCGGGGCTCCCTTTTCCCTTAAGGGTCTTCTAGGAAATCCCATCTGCTCTCCAGAGTACTGGAAACCAAGCACATTCGGTGGCGAGGTAGGCTTCAACATTGTCAACACGGCCACACTGAAGAAACTCGTCTGCCTCAACACCAAGACCTGTCCCTATGTGTCCTTCCAAGTGCCAAACTCCAGTCAGGACAATGGACATGTTGTAGAGCGACCATCCACAGAACTCTGA
- the Ptgs1 gene encoding prostaglandin G/H synthase 1 isoform X2 — MSRRSLSLRFPLLLLLLPPSPVLPTDPGAPAPVNPCCYYPCQNQGVCVRFGLDRYQCDCTRTGYSGPNCTIPGLWTWLRNSLRPSPTFVHFLLTHGRWLWEFVNATFIRDTLMRLVLTVRSNLIPSPPTYNIAYNYISWESFSNVSYYTQILPSVPQDCPTPMGTKGKKQLPDAQLLGHRFLLRRKFIPDPQGTNLMFAFFAQHFTHQFFKTSGKMGPGFTKALGHGVDLGHIYGDNLERQYHLRLFKDGKLKYQVLDGEMYPPSVDQAPVLMHYPRGIPPQNQMAVGQEVFGLLPGLMLYATLWLREHNRVCDLLKAEHPTWDDEQLFQTTRLILIGETIKIVIEDYVQHLSGYFLQLKFDPELLFRAQFQYQNRIAVEFNQLYHWHPLMPDSFKVGSQEYTYEQFLFNTSMLVDYGVEALVDAFSRQKAGRIGGGRNIDHHILHVAVDVIKESREMRLQPFNEYRKRFGMKPYTSFQELTGEKEMAAELEELYGDIDALEFYPGLLLEKCLPNSIFGESMIEIGAPFSLKGLLGNPICSPEYWKPSTFGGEVGFNIVNTATLKKLVCLNTKTCPYVSFQVPNSSQDNGHVVERPSTEL, encoded by the exons ATGAGCC GGAGGAGTCTCTCGCTCCGGTTTCCgctgctcctgctcctgctcccGCCGTCTCCGGTCCTGCCGACGGACCCTGGGGCGCCCGCACCGG TGAACCCCTGTTGTTACTATCCATGTCAGAACCAGGGTGTCTGTGTCCGCTTCGGCCTGGACCGCTACCAGTGTGACTGTACCCGCACCGGCTATTCCGGCCCCAACTGCACCATCC CTGGACTCTGGACCTGGCTCCGGAATTCCTTGCGGCCCAGCCCCACTTTTGTCCACTTCCTGCTCACGCACGGGCGCTGGCTCTGGGAGTTTGTCAATGCCACCTTCATCCGAGACACGCTCATGCGCCTGGTACTCACAG TGCGTTCCAAccttatccccagccctcccacaTACAACATAGCGTACAACTACATCAGCTGGGAGTCCTTCTCCAACGTGAGCTATTACACCCAAATTCTGCCCTCTGTGCCCCAAGACTGCCCAACGCCGATGGGGACCAAAG GGAAGAAGCAGCTGCCAGATGCCCAGCTCCTGGGCCACCGCTTCCTGCTCAGGAGGAAGTTTATCCCTGACCCCCAAGGCACCAACCTCATGTTTGCCTTCTTTGCACAACACTTCACCCACCAGTTCTTCAAAACTTCTGGCAAAATGGGTCCTGGCTTCACCAAGGCCTTGGGTCATGGG GTAGACCTGGGCCACATTTATGGAGACAATCTGGAACGCCAGTATCACCTGCGGCTCTTTAAGGATGGGAAACTCAAGTACCAG GTGTTGGATGGGGAGATGTACCCACCTTCGGTGGACCAGGCTCCGGTGTTGATGCACTACCCACGGGGCATCCCGCCCCAAAACCAGATGGCGGTGGGCCAGGAGGTGTTTGGGCTGCTTCCCGGGCTCATGCTCTATGCCACACTCTGGCTGCGCGAGCACAACCGCGTGTGTGACCTGCTGAAAGCCGAGCACCCAACCTGGGATGATGAACAGCTCTTCCAGACCACCCGTCTCATCCTCATAG GGGAGACCATCAAGATCGTCATTGAGGATTATGTGCAGCATTTGAGTGGCTACTTCCTGCAGTTAAAGTTTGACCCAGAGCTGCTGTTCAGAGCCCAGTTCCAGTACCAAAACCGCATCGCCGTGGAATTCAACCAGCTCTACCACTGGCATCCGCTCATGCCCGACTCTTTCAAGGTGGGCTCCCAAGAGTACACCTACGAGCAGTTCTTGTTCAATACCTCCATGCTGGTGGACTACGGGGTCGAGGCCCTGGTGGATGCCTTCTCTCGCCAGAAAGCTGGCCGG ATTGGTGGGGGTAGGAACATAGACCACCACATTCTTCATGTGGCCGTGGATGTCATCAAGGAGTCTCGAGAGATGCGGCTGCAGCCCTTCAATGAGTACCGCAAGAGGTTTGGCATGAAGCCCTACACCTCCTTCCAGGAGCTCACAG GAGAGAAGGAGATGGCAGCTGAGTTGGAGGAGCTGTACGGAGACATCGATGCTTTGGAATTCTACCCGGGGCTGCTGCTTGAAAAATGCCTACCGAACTCCATTTTTGGGGAGAGTATGATAGAGATCGGGGCTCCCTTTTCCCTTAAGGGTCTTCTAGGAAATCCCATCTGCTCTCCAGAGTACTGGAAACCAAGCACATTCGGTGGCGAGGTAGGCTTCAACATTGTCAACACGGCCACACTGAAGAAACTCGTCTGCCTCAACACCAAGACCTGTCCCTATGTGTCCTTCCAAGTGCCAAACTCCAGTCAGGACAATGGACATGTTGTAGAGCGACCATCCACAGAACTCTGA